The nucleotide sequence GGGCAATGTCTTTGAGGCACTGCAGCAAGTGAATGAAGATGAAGGAGAATTAAACAGGCAGGTATTTTCTTTGTTGGTATTTAAGAAGTTTATGCCCAATACTGGAGGAGATGGCTCTGGGGGTATGACAGCCGGTTTGGCCAGGTCAAGTGTTAGTCAGATGCTGTCCAGTCAATTAAATTCGCTCTCAAGTAATGTTTTAGGAAACTCTGGGTTCGAGCTTGATTTTGATTTGGACAGTTACTCAGGATATGAAGGTGATAGGACTCAATTAAGTGTCAGTGCGAGAAAACGGCTTTTCGATGATAGGTTGATTGTGCAGGTAGGTAGTCAGATGGACTTGGAGGGTACTAGCCAAAGTTCACAAAATGGAAATTCGGCCATGTTTGGCAATGTAAACCTTGAATACCTACTTACTGAAAATGGCAGGTATAGGGTGAGAGGATTCAGAAAAAATGAATATGAAAGTGTAATAGACGGTCAATTGATTGTGACTGGGATAGCATTTATTCTTAACAGAGAGTTCAATAAGTTTTATGAATTTTGGAAAGGAGAAAAAGAAAGTTCTCAAATAGAAAAACCTGATCAGAAAAGTTCAGAAGAAAATACGTCTACCCCATCTGGAAAAAGTGAATAGTGATTCAAATGATGAAAAATATTTTTGTAATTCTGATCTTCTTATTTTTCCTGTCTTCATGTGGGGTAGGAAAGTTTATTCCTGAAGGTGAGCAATTGTATACAGGAGCAACACTAGAAGTAAGATCAGATGATAAAACGGTTTCTAAAAAGGCATTGAAGAAGATTCAAACTAGAATGGAGGAGCTGTTACAACCTGAAGAAAATGGTCAATTTTTAGGAATGCGAATGGGCTTGTGGGCATATTATAAAGGAAGCAAGGAGAAACCTGGTTTTATTAATAGGTTTTTGAAAAAGAAAATTGGTGAGGAGCCTGTCTATTTCAGTTCAGTTAACCCTAATAAGACGGAGAACCTATTGCTCAACAGGCTGGAGAACAATGGTTTTTTTTATGCCCAAGCCAGTTCTCAAAGGACTGGGAAAGGGAAATATTTAGGCATGCATTACGAAGTAGCGGTAACCAAGCCCTACGTGATGGAAAAACTGGAGCTTTTGGGAGATTCACTCGGAATCCATAATGAAATATCGGAGATTTTAAAGGAAACGACATTGACCAAGGGGTCAAGATTTGAGCTTGAAGCCTTCAAAAAGGAACGCAATAGAATAAATGAAGCATTAAGACTCAGAGGATATTATAATTTTAATGCCGATTTTTTAATTTTTGAAGCGGATACCAATAATTACGAAGAGAGAAAATATGATCTTTTTATGCGGTTGAAAATGGATGTTCCAGAAAGGTCCATTGTTCCTTATAAAGTGGATCAGATTAAGGTCTATCCCAATTATTCCATAGAAGAAGAAACTAAAAATCAAGACACGACCAATCTCGAAGGTATAGATTATATTCAAGATGAATTGACGTTCAAACCGGAATTATTAGAAAAATATATATTGATCAAAGAGTCCCAGAAATATAACGCTAATCTTTCCAGGCTTACGACCAATAGGTTGTCTTCTATAGGCAACTATAGGTATGTCAACTTACGATATACAGAGAAGGACTCTGCTTCGGCAAAAGTGGAAGAAAGAAGGCTGGATGCGGATATTTATTTGTCACCGTTGAAGAAACGGTCGATCAGGGCAGAGCTGCAAGGCTTATCAAAAAGTAATAACTTCATTGGGCCTGCGGTAGAAATAACCTTTAGAAATCGAAATTTATTTTTCGGTGGAGAGACCTTTAATATCTCAGGGAATTTTGGGTATGAAGTGCAAATAGCCGGAGGCGACCGGACAGGATTGAGCACCTATGATATTGGCTTGAATACAGAAATGATTTTTCCAAGGGTTCTTTTTCCTAAATTAATAGAAGATAGATTTGTCTATTCTGTGCCCAAAACTAAAGTGAGTCTGGGAGGGGAATCTCTCAATCGCATAGGACTTTATAGATTAAATTCTGCTTCTACTAGTTATGGGCTTTATTGGAACTCCAGCCGGTACGTGTACCATGAGATTACTCCTGTTAGTTTGAGTATTGTAAACCTATCAGATACTTCACCTGAATTTGAAGAGATTTTGAATGCTAATCCCTTTTTAAGAAGAAGTTTTGAGCAGCAGTTTATTCCAGGATTGATTTATAATTTCAATTATAGTCAGCTGGGCGATGAATTTAGACAAAGTCAATTTTATGTAGGTACACAGTTGGACATGGCGGGTAATCTGATTGGCCTAATTGATGGTAAAAACTCTCAGGAGGATCCCGGCAAGGTTTTCGGAATGGAGTATGCCCAGTATGTGAGAGGAGATGTTGACTTAAGGTATCATCTAGAGATAGGAAAAGACCAAGTGCTGGCCGCAAGGTTGTTTGGAGGGGTGGGACTTCCTTACGGTAATTCGGTGTCCTTGCCCTATGTTAAGCAGTATTTTGCAGGTGGACCAAATAGTGTAAGGGCTTTTAGAATTAGGTCGCTGGGGCCGGGGACATATAAGCCCGATTCGGTAAACAATCAATCCTATTTTGAGCAGACAGGGGATATCAGAATTGAGGGGAATATTGAATATAGGTTTCCTATAGTTTCTTTCTTGAAAGGAGCGCTTTTTATGGATGCGGGGAATGTTTGGCTGATGAATGAAAATGAAGCTTTACCTGGTGGGAAATTTAGCGATTCATGGTTAAGGGAATTGGGCATTGGGGCAGGTTTAGGCTTGAGGATAGATATTGACTTTTTTGTCATTCGTTTTGATTTG is from Echinicola marina and encodes:
- the tamL gene encoding translocation and assembly module lipoprotein TamL — protein: MMKNIFVILIFLFFLSSCGVGKFIPEGEQLYTGATLEVRSDDKTVSKKALKKIQTRMEELLQPEENGQFLGMRMGLWAYYKGSKEKPGFINRFLKKKIGEEPVYFSSVNPNKTENLLLNRLENNGFFYAQASSQRTGKGKYLGMHYEVAVTKPYVMEKLELLGDSLGIHNEISEILKETTLTKGSRFELEAFKKERNRINEALRLRGYYNFNADFLIFEADTNNYEERKYDLFMRLKMDVPERSIVPYKVDQIKVYPNYSIEEETKNQDTTNLEGIDYIQDELTFKPELLEKYILIKESQKYNANLSRLTTNRLSSIGNYRYVNLRYTEKDSASAKVEERRLDADIYLSPLKKRSIRAELQGLSKSNNFIGPAVEITFRNRNLFFGGETFNISGNFGYEVQIAGGDRTGLSTYDIGLNTEMIFPRVLFPKLIEDRFVYSVPKTKVSLGGESLNRIGLYRLNSASTSYGLYWNSSRYVYHEITPVSLSIVNLSDTSPEFEEILNANPFLRRSFEQQFIPGLIYNFNYSQLGDEFRQSQFYVGTQLDMAGNLIGLIDGKNSQEDPGKVFGMEYAQYVRGDVDLRYHLEIGKDQVLAARLFGGVGLPYGNSVSLPYVKQYFAGGPNSVRAFRIRSLGPGTYKPDSVNNQSYFEQTGDIRIEGNIEYRFPIVSFLKGALFMDAGNVWLMNENEALPGGKFSDSWLRELGIGAGLGLRIDIDFFVIRFDLASPIRKPYEKEGDRWQFEFKPFERDWRRENLILNFAIGYPF